The following nucleotide sequence is from Channa argus isolate prfri chromosome 9, Channa argus male v1.0, whole genome shotgun sequence.
GGCTGCACCCTGGCCAGGCAAAGTTGATGCTCCCAGAGGAGAAAAGCAGCCATGTTTCACACAATGGAAATGAACTCAGGGACAACTCAAGGTTGATTTAGATCCTGGGCAACATGGAATTAAATGAGGAAATAGACCACACTGATCGTGACCCAGCGCTGACATGGCTTCCTCGTAGAATTACTCTCCCAGTGTAAATGCATCACCAAGAAGCTCCCATGCGTCACTGAGATCTGGTCAAGTGAGAATAACAATGCAAATGTCATATTGTTGAAATGCTGAGTGAACTAAATGTCAGTCCATCTTTTCAATATGAGATATGAGATTGATGTGGATAGACTATCGAAGGCAAGTGTGATAGCTGCAGAAGGCACGTTATACCAACAGCTGTGATATTTGAGCTTTGAAAtaagccttgttttttttttctcttagaaGCAGAATAAGCAATTCTCCTATGTCCTTTGCAGAGATTATCCTGAAAACACCCACAGTCTGTCTCTTCATTCATCTCGTGGCTAGATTTTCTCAAAACTAATGATAACGAGGCACAATGCAGGAGACAGCCAGTATTGTTTTCATTACTGGTAGAAGTCTTTACTCCTGAATATCCACAGAGCTCACTTGACACTGAGAGCACAGCCCTATAGGAGAAAGATACCCAGTTagtcattaaacattttgtcagctttaattttacattgttCACACCATCTGAATCACCTCTCCCCAGAAAGACCACTTGTCAAGCCCTTGCTGCTTTTACTACATCCCAGCCAAACACATTTCATCGATCTGGTCAGAATCCCTGATTCACATCCACATATATTAGGTGCAACCTCCACCAGCACGTTTTCcctctgatgctgctgctctgtgtgcgCACATCAGTAAATGAATCACGTAGCACTAGAACAGCCCTTCTTCATGCGATCTTGCCAGACCTATTGGAGAAGCCCCCCCAAGGCAAGATCTGTCACCGTTCACTCATTTGCTGGAAGACGATCAGAAACTATGTTAAATGCACCAAGAATTAAATTGCAGTCTGCTATAAAGGCGTCGAGAGGATTCCAGTCAGATCGCGCTGAGAGGGGAGCAGGTTTCAACAGTTGACGCGGAGACAACTGAGCGCAGGAAAAGCGATTAATTTTGATTATCTGAAATCTTCGAGCACCTCTTTCGCGTTTTTTCTGGCAATATTCACGGGGGCAGTGCAGATGAGCATTGCCCGAATGAAGGATGTAAGAGCACTGGGTCCAATTGGACTGGATTATGGGATTACTGGACTGATTATAGGACAATCATCGGGCAAAAGTCGCAGCCGTGCTATAGATGCTCTTGaatgacagcaacaacaaaaaaaggttgGACAGGAGTAACAGCTCTTTGTACTGCTTTTATTCTACTTTGTGCCATGGGCAGCCTGTGTATGCTACGGGAGCGGAACCCATATGCAACAGTGTGTCGCACAGGAGGAAAAGTAAATGCGTTGTGAATGGTAACATCGGGCAATGCTGCATTTTGAACGGGCATGTCAGTATTTGCTGTAGCCTAGGTGTAGATGTCGCATGAGGGCAATGCGCTTTTGTGAGCTACGGTCCAACCTTCACCACAGAGATTCAAACGCTTTAACCTTGGATGCAGTAGGGAATATTAATACTTTATAGTCATCGATTATTCATTAAGTCCCCCTTtgaggaaaaagacaaagcatTTCTCGTCCACTATGTGGATTTTGATCTTTAATTCATGCCTGAGGTGTCATCGGGCGGTCATCTTTGTTTACAGAAAGAGTTCATCATAGCCGAGCGGCATGTGAAACAGGTTCAAATACCGATTGGAAGGAGATAACGGCTTTTAAATCGATTCAATACCCAATTAGTGTGAGATCGGCGTCGACCCCGCGCCTGGTTCTGGTTTAATCCTCTAGGTTTGCCGTAATCAACAGGTTGAAAGTCAACGaggatttttttctgtctgccacTACCGCATATCCAGTTGAAGGGATGCGTCTCTCTGTACCCATTTTCATTCTGCTGTGGGTTAAAGCCCTGACATTGAAGAATCTCAATTATTCCGTCCCGGAGGAGCAAGGACCTGGCACTGTTATAGGCAATATAGCAAAAGATGCCGGATATGGGACCATGGatagaggaaaaaaatcaaacttcAGAGTACTGGAGAATTCTGCACCACACCTGGTTGATGTTGACCCGGAGAGTGGACTAATCTTCACCAAACAAAGGATTGACAGGGAAACGTTATGCAGGCGCAACCCAAAGTGCCAGCTCTCTATGGAGGTGTTTGCAAACGACAAGGAAATATGCATGATCAAGATTGACATACAGGATATAAATGACAACTCGCCCAGTTTTCCTTCAGATCATGTTAATATTGATATTTCAGAAAATGCAGCGGCTGGGACACGCTTCCCTCTGACTATTGCACATGACTCAGACTCTGGGGAAAATGGGATAAAGACCTACCAGGTCACAAGAGATGATTACAATACGTTTTCTTTGGATTTAAAAGTCAGAGGTGATGGGACTATATATCCAGAGCTGGTGGTTCAGAGACCTCTGGATAGGGAGGATCAGAGCCATCACACCCTCCTCCTCACAGCAATTGACGGTGGGGAGTATCCAAGATCAGGCTCCATGCAAATCAATGTCAGAGTGACTGATTCAAATGACAATAGCCCAGTTTTTGAAAAATCTTCCTATACCATAGAGATTCCTGAGAATTCCCCGCCTGGAAAAGTACTCATAGATTTAAATGCTACTGACCAAGATGAGGGAAGCAATGGGCAGGTGGTTTATTCCTTTACTGGATATGCATCTGAGAGAATCCAAGATTTATTCTCCATTGACCCCAATACTGGCGTCATCAAGGTCCAGGGAGAAATTGACTATGAAGAGAATCCAATAATAGAGTTTGATGTGCAGGCTAAGGACCTGGGGCCCAACCCGATACCAGGTCACTGTAAAATAACCGTAAAAGTGCAGGACAAAAATGACAACTCGCCCATAATAAGTTTTGTTTCTGTCCGGCAGGGAGCCATCAGTGAGGCTGCCCCTCCCGAATCTGTCATAGCGTTGGTCAGGGTGACAGATAAAGATTCTGGCCGAAACGGTCAACCTCAGTGCCGGGTGCTGGGAAATGTACCCTTTAGACTGCAGGAAAACAATGATAATTTTTATACGCTGCTCACAGACAGACCCCTGGACAGGGAAGTGAAGGATGAATACAATGTAACAATAGTGGCGAGAGACAATGGGATCCCTTCTTTGAACTTCACTAAGTCGTTTACTGTGAAAATTTTGGATGAGAATGACAATGCACCACGCTTTACAAAGACTGTGTATGTGCTACAGGTGCCTGAGAACAATATCCCAGGGGAGTATTTGGGCTCCGTTCTGGCCCACGACCCAGATGTCGGTCGAAATGGAACAGTGTCGTACTCCATTCTGCCGTCACATATAGGAGATGTTTCTGTGTATACCTATGTGTCTGTTAATCCCACTAATGGAGCCATATATGCCTCTCGCTCTTTCAATTATGAGCAAACTAAATCTTTTGAATTCAAAGTTCAAGCTAAAGATGGAGGATCCCCTCACATGGAAAGCACTTCTACAGTTAGGGTCAACGTGCTCGACGTTAACGACAATCTCCCTGTTATTATTTTACCCCTTCTGCAGAATGATACAGCTGAAATCCCTGTGCCTAGAAATGTAGGTATTGGATACATCGTGGCGACAGTCAAAGCGGTGGACCACGATCATGGAGAAAGTGGCCATTTGACCTATGAGATCACAGAGGGGAATGACGACCACCTGTTTGAAATGGATCCGGTGGGAGGAGAGGTCAGAACTGCCCATGCACTCTGGGAAGAGGTTTCCCCAGTGGTTGAGCTGGTGGTCAAGGTAACTGACCATGGCAAGCCCCCCTTATCTGCCGTGGCTAAGCTGATCATTAGGGCGAACACAGAAACAGCAGTGGGAGGAGGTTCCAGTGTGACTGGGGAACAGCAGCACTGGGATGTATCCCTGCCCCTCATAGTTACCCTCTGCATTATCTCTGTCATGCTCTTAGCAGTCATGACCGCAATCGCTGTCAAGTCCAAGCATCAAGATAAGGAGAGTGGGAATTATAACTGCCGCATGGCTGAGTACTCCAATCCTCCAGTGGGGAAgggtaaaaagaaaaggatCAACAAGAGTGACATCATGCTGGTGCAGAGTGAGATGGAGGAGAGAGATTCCGCGAGCCGGATGAACGTGGTGAGCAGCCCATCTCTCATCACTTCGCCCATATGTTTTGACTACCAGAGCCCTCTGCCACTCACGCTGccgaggtcagaggtcatgtaCCTGAAAACCACCCCAAACAGCCTGACGGTCCCACGGGCGGGTTGCCACTCCAGCTTTGCCGGGCTTAGCCAAGACACTCCAGCGAATAGGATGTCAGTGATACAGGTAAGGAGGATGTTGCACTGTATTCTTTATCTGCCCTTTATTCCCGCTTATCTGCACCCACTGCTTTACCATACAAATCTGACAAAAGGAGAGTAATCGGCTGGAAAAGAGAAACTCTGTCACTGAGAGTAGACATCatcattttccccttttttattCTATGTTATGAAATTTACTATGAAATATACTCTGAATATAAAGAACGATTCGGCAACTTAGCGTTGGAATGTATTCATGTGTCAAGAATGGCATTTCACTTCAAGagagcttctttttttttttggaggaaTCAGAATCATTTTAGAAATTGCTCCATTGTAACTCTTCTCTTGCAAAATGGTACAGGTGGCTTGCATAATCAGAAAGTCTCACAGTTAGACACTCAAACAGTGTGAGTCTTGAACAAGGCTGCTGTGACCCTGCCAGATCCACTCCTATAGAGTGAAAACAAAACCTTGCCTGAAATGTGGGATTGGACAGGTGTTTGAGCAGCTTGTCCGATCACATTACCGAACCAATGTGCGCCAGACAGCTAGATGCACACGGCATAACCTTACAATCACATTTTTCGCTCCCTGCAAATATGGGCcagatccatccatccacatcTAAAGTTGGCACGATAAAGCCATTAATAGAGTCCAGCCTTGCCTTGTAGAAATGGTAGGGTTGAATACACAAGCCAGCTAACATGCTAATTTGACAGCATGGGCTTGTAGTGCTGTTTAGAACAGCAGAATTATCTGTTGTAAACGATGTAAATATCTAGGACAGCCTCACAGACAGTCTCATTTGGCGATGATAACACAGATGACAAGGCCTGGCACTGTCACCAGTCACTAGGGTATGTGGGTGtgatcaacacaaacacattattctCAAGATAGGGGAAAAAGGATGCTGATGACAGTGGCTAATGCTTTACTTCTTTGCCTTGCCAAGGAGGCACATATGGTCACAATGGAGATTTGTTCTTATCACGCCCTCATCGCTGACAGGTGCTTTGCAGCTTTTATTGACATCTTTAAGGTCCTTTGATAAAGATACAAGAATCTGACACCCAGAcaagaatatttatttttctttctgtttttttagttaCTACAGACCATTGTTGAATATTGCATAAACTTTTAACAT
It contains:
- the LOC137133479 gene encoding protocadherin-17-like, whose translation is MRLSVPIFILLWVKALTLKNLNYSVPEEQGPGTVIGNIAKDAGYGTMDRGKKSNFRVLENSAPHLVDVDPESGLIFTKQRIDRETLCRRNPKCQLSMEVFANDKEICMIKIDIQDINDNSPSFPSDHVNIDISENAAAGTRFPLTIAHDSDSGENGIKTYQVTRDDYNTFSLDLKVRGDGTIYPELVVQRPLDREDQSHHTLLLTAIDGGEYPRSGSMQINVRVTDSNDNSPVFEKSSYTIEIPENSPPGKVLIDLNATDQDEGSNGQVVYSFTGYASERIQDLFSIDPNTGVIKVQGEIDYEENPIIEFDVQAKDLGPNPIPGHCKITVKVQDKNDNSPIISFVSVRQGAISEAAPPESVIALVRVTDKDSGRNGQPQCRVLGNVPFRLQENNDNFYTLLTDRPLDREVKDEYNVTIVARDNGIPSLNFTKSFTVKILDENDNAPRFTKTVYVLQVPENNIPGEYLGSVLAHDPDVGRNGTVSYSILPSHIGDVSVYTYVSVNPTNGAIYASRSFNYEQTKSFEFKVQAKDGGSPHMESTSTVRVNVLDVNDNLPVIILPLLQNDTAEIPVPRNVGIGYIVATVKAVDHDHGESGHLTYEITEGNDDHLFEMDPVGGEVRTAHALWEEVSPVVELVVKVTDHGKPPLSAVAKLIIRANTETAVGGGSSVTGEQQHWDVSLPLIVTLCIISVMLLAVMTAIAVKSKHQDKESGNYNCRMAEYSNPPVGKGKKKRINKSDIMLVQSEMEERDSASRMNVVSSPSLITSPICFDYQSPLPLTLPRSEVMYLKTTPNSLTVPRAGCHSSFAGLSQDTPANRMSVIQTENFPSESNYAGSRQPFIQSSTFKDAERASLRDSGHGDSDQADSDQDTNKGSHCDTSAREALKMKAAAVNGQPFEQEQDKSVHCTDECRALGHSDRCWMPKLRVGSQADSADNRTNLFIPVGMDAMVETEIYGTLSCSSRKTLSTFGKEQRDSTILVANVKPYLKSQRALSPPLQESPSASSSPTKSTMPLDVANQESTKEREGGSDSSAYGPPDGQCSPLHTELEEPSYLTCELRPKSLSSSLIHSSVISQECGGSDCALDPRDSGN